A single genomic interval of Salinarchaeum sp. IM2453 harbors:
- the trkA gene encoding Trk system potassium transporter TrkA → MHIIIIGAGVVGQTLAENLDNSHEIVVIDQDEDLVKTISYELDVLTMSGDGTKLSVLREAGIEDADRVIACTGDEQTNIVACGTAKTASEVFTIARVKRRDLLETWKEKKEAYNVDHMVCSDLLAAEAIFQIAGLPGALDTDTFGDGVVRMAEFKVASESPFVHRSVAEIDEKNSLTIAAISRDGDDFIIPDGDTEINADDRVIVIGPPEKIRATTEQITGSDVTLPDEVVLIGGTEVGFHAAQIFNDHGYKTRLVEQNEQRARQIAEDLPDTTVMQHDATDIDFLEREHIGEADLVVSALTSDEKNLLAALLSERMGAARTVSLVHQPAYSRLFETVGIDAAVSTQEETAEAVTRFTRQEDTEKVSMIGSQDGEVIEVKIDDESEFVGVDIDTMTDKLKNRVVIGSIIRDGKPVTPRGETTVKVDDHIVIFTKTEYVDAILKKI, encoded by the coding sequence ATGCATATAATTATCATCGGTGCTGGAGTCGTTGGACAAACGTTGGCGGAAAATCTTGATAATAGTCATGAAATAGTAGTAATCGATCAGGATGAGGATCTAGTCAAGACAATCTCATATGAACTTGACGTGCTGACGATGAGCGGTGACGGAACAAAATTAAGCGTGCTGCGGGAGGCTGGTATCGAAGATGCGGATCGAGTTATTGCATGTACCGGAGACGAGCAAACCAACATCGTTGCTTGCGGAACTGCGAAAACAGCTTCAGAGGTATTTACAATTGCTCGAGTAAAGCGTCGGGACTTACTTGAAACATGGAAAGAGAAGAAAGAGGCATACAATGTTGACCACATGGTTTGCTCAGACTTGCTTGCCGCCGAGGCAATTTTCCAAATTGCTGGACTTCCTGGAGCTCTAGATACCGATACATTTGGAGATGGCGTAGTTCGGATGGCAGAGTTCAAGGTGGCATCTGAAAGCCCATTTGTGCACCGTTCTGTAGCTGAAATTGATGAAAAAAATAGCCTAACAATTGCAGCAATTTCACGGGACGGAGATGATTTTATTATCCCGGACGGGGATACAGAGATTAATGCTGATGATCGCGTTATTGTGATCGGCCCTCCAGAAAAAATACGTGCAACGACGGAGCAAATCACTGGATCAGATGTAACGCTACCGGATGAGGTTGTGCTCATTGGCGGTACCGAGGTTGGGTTCCACGCTGCACAAATCTTCAACGATCATGGGTATAAAACCCGGCTAGTCGAACAAAACGAGCAGCGTGCTCGGCAAATTGCGGAAGATCTCCCGGATACAACGGTTATGCAACATGATGCAACTGATATTGATTTTTTGGAACGTGAGCACATTGGGGAGGCAGACCTTGTTGTATCAGCATTAACAAGTGACGAGAAAAATTTGCTTGCAGCACTGCTCTCAGAACGAATGGGTGCAGCACGGACAGTGTCGTTAGTGCATCAACCAGCATATTCTCGATTGTTCGAAACGGTTGGGATTGATGCGGCAGTGAGCACACAGGAAGAAACTGCAGAAGCAGTTACACGGTTCACCCGGCAAGAGGATACAGAAAAAGTCTCAATGATCGGCTCACAGGATGGTGAAGTTATCGAGGTGAAAATTGATGATGAGAGTGAATTTGTTGGTGTAGACATTGACACAATGACAGACAAGTTAAAAAATAGAGTGGTCATTGGATCAATTATTCGGGACGGAAAGCCAGTCACACCTCGAGGAGAAACAACTGTCAAGGTTGATGACCATATTGTAATATTCACAAAAACAGAGTACGTGGACGCGATTCTAAAGAAGATATGA
- a CDS encoding beta-ribofuranosylaminobenzene 5'-phosphate synthase family protein — translation MATVEAGARLHVGFQNLSLAYDRIYGGIGIAIQSPTVSVSAEPAEQVSCSHDLAQQYATIAIDHLSLPGAEINIKSELPRHVGLGSGTQLALAVSHAIASAYDADLSVRSIAPKLGRGGRSGIGVAGFEEGGFIIDGGHPTARFTSDPPSRGEWEVPPVIARQPVPDRWRFLLVVPDLPKGRNGETEEESMRSIIEQASPDVANKVSGILSRRLLPSIVMDDIQTAGDAITTIDQINGSWYSDEQGGVYRPPVGDLIDKLRSCESIAGVGQSSWGPTVYALTTDSLASKAETAANDALDELGLNGRTMLTCPDNDGASMR, via the coding sequence ATGGCGACTGTCGAAGCAGGTGCGCGACTACATGTCGGATTCCAGAATCTATCTTTAGCATACGACCGAATCTACGGTGGTATAGGTATTGCAATTCAATCTCCTACGGTAAGTGTTTCTGCTGAGCCTGCTGAACAAGTCTCCTGCAGCCATGATTTGGCGCAGCAGTATGCTACCATTGCTATAGACCATCTTTCTCTCCCAGGGGCAGAGATCAATATTAAGTCCGAACTTCCACGCCATGTCGGGCTTGGTAGTGGCACGCAACTTGCACTCGCTGTCAGTCATGCAATTGCTAGTGCCTATGATGCTGACCTTTCTGTTCGGTCGATCGCTCCTAAACTCGGCCGTGGAGGTCGCAGTGGCATTGGTGTAGCTGGCTTTGAGGAAGGAGGATTCATTATTGATGGAGGTCACCCTACCGCTCGGTTTACATCAGATCCTCCGTCACGAGGCGAATGGGAAGTACCGCCTGTGATTGCACGACAACCCGTTCCTGATCGATGGAGGTTTCTTCTTGTTGTTCCAGACCTTCCGAAAGGTCGTAACGGAGAAACCGAAGAAGAAAGTATGCGATCAATCATTGAACAGGCAAGTCCCGATGTAGCAAATAAAGTTAGTGGTATTCTCTCTCGTCGCCTTTTACCATCTATTGTTATGGATGATATACAGACTGCTGGAGATGCTATTACCACAATTGACCAGATTAACGGATCTTGGTACTCCGACGAACAAGGCGGGGTATATCGTCCGCCAGTTGGAGATCTAATTGATAAACTTCGGTCATGTGAATCAATCGCTGGTGTCGGCCAATCGTCTTGGGGTCCGACAGTATATGCGCTTACAACTGACTCATTAGCTTCCAAAGCAGAAACAGCAGCAAACGATGCGCTCGATGAACTGGGACTCAATGGACGTACTATGCTTACTTGTCCCGATAATGATGGTGCATCAATGAGGTGA
- the ilvD gene encoding dihydroxy-acid dehydratase, with protein MADKEYSSADIDTGKPDHFPSSDVTDGYERAPHRAMFRAMGYDDGDLSSPLIGIANPAADITPCNIHLDELGAEVWDTTDEAGGMPIEFGTITISDAISMGTEGMRASLISREVIADSVELVAFGERMDGMVTIGGCDKNMPGMMAAMIRTDLPSAFLYAGSIMPGEHDGREITIQNVFEGVGAVATGEMDDKELHEIEHNACPGAGACGGMFTANTMASIAEALGLAPLGSASPPAEEESRYQVARETAQLAIECAHENRRPSDILSKRSFENAITLQVAIGGSTNAVLHLLALAAEAGIDLDIEEFNSISDQTPKIADLQPGGTYVMNDLHEIGGVPVILRRLLDADLIHGDTMTVTGRTLAEELEKLEKTGELPPEEEISAEFLYSVDDPMYKQGAIKILTGNLAPGGSVLKVTGDDELYHRGPARIFENEEDAMEYVQEGGIESGDVIVIRNEGPQGGPGMREMLGVTAAVVGQGHEDDVALITDGRFSGATRGPMIGHVAPEAYVGGPIAALKDGDIVEVDIPDRSLSVEISDEELESRLEEWEQSKPAYTSGVLAKYGKMFGSAENGAVTNPAAKMDK; from the coding sequence ATGGCAGACAAAGAGTATTCATCCGCAGATATCGACACAGGAAAACCGGATCATTTTCCAAGCAGTGATGTCACTGACGGCTATGAGCGAGCACCACACAGAGCGATGTTTCGTGCAATGGGTTATGATGACGGGGATCTATCATCTCCGCTAATTGGAATTGCAAATCCAGCCGCAGATATTACGCCCTGTAATATACATTTAGATGAGCTAGGTGCAGAAGTGTGGGATACAACAGACGAGGCAGGAGGGATGCCTATTGAGTTTGGAACGATCACAATCTCAGATGCTATCTCAATGGGGACAGAAGGAATGCGAGCGAGTCTAATCTCAAGGGAGGTAATTGCTGATTCAGTTGAGTTAGTAGCATTTGGAGAGAGAATGGATGGAATGGTGACCATTGGTGGATGCGATAAGAATATGCCCGGGATGATGGCAGCAATGATACGAACAGATCTGCCATCTGCATTTCTGTATGCCGGATCAATTATGCCAGGCGAACATGATGGACGAGAAATCACCATTCAGAATGTTTTCGAAGGAGTTGGAGCAGTTGCTACGGGGGAGATGGACGATAAAGAACTCCACGAGATAGAGCATAATGCCTGTCCCGGGGCTGGCGCGTGTGGAGGGATGTTTACGGCAAATACAATGGCTTCAATCGCCGAGGCACTTGGACTAGCTCCACTTGGAAGTGCAAGCCCACCGGCTGAAGAGGAATCGAGGTATCAAGTGGCGCGTGAAACAGCACAACTGGCAATTGAGTGTGCACATGAAAACCGTCGACCGTCCGATATTCTGAGTAAAAGATCATTTGAAAACGCAATTACGCTACAGGTTGCTATTGGTGGATCAACCAACGCAGTGCTTCATTTGTTGGCATTAGCAGCTGAAGCAGGAATTGATTTAGATATTGAAGAATTTAACAGTATTTCGGACCAGACTCCAAAGATTGCAGATTTGCAGCCAGGGGGAACATACGTAATGAACGACCTGCATGAAATTGGTGGGGTTCCAGTTATACTGCGGCGATTACTTGATGCTGATTTGATTCATGGTGATACAATGACAGTGACTGGTCGAACTCTTGCTGAGGAACTTGAAAAACTTGAGAAGACAGGAGAACTCCCGCCTGAAGAGGAGATAAGTGCTGAATTCTTATACTCAGTAGATGACCCAATGTACAAGCAGGGGGCAATCAAAATACTAACTGGAAATCTTGCCCCAGGAGGAAGTGTATTGAAAGTGACTGGGGATGATGAACTCTATCATCGGGGACCAGCGAGGATTTTTGAGAATGAGGAAGATGCGATGGAATACGTGCAGGAAGGTGGTATTGAGTCAGGGGATGTCATTGTCATTAGAAACGAAGGTCCTCAAGGAGGGCCCGGTATGCGAGAAATGCTCGGAGTCACAGCAGCTGTTGTTGGACAGGGACACGAAGACGATGTGGCATTAATCACAGATGGTCGGTTCTCAGGGGCTACTCGAGGACCAATGATCGGACATGTTGCCCCAGAGGCATATGTTGGGGGTCCAATTGCTGCGCTAAAGGATGGAGATATTGTTGAGGTTGATATTCCTGACCGCTCCCTATCAGTAGAGATTTCAGATGAAGAACTTGAATCACGTCTTGAAGAATGGGAACAATCAAAACCAGCGTACACATCTGGGGTACTTGCTAAATATGGCAAAATGTTCGGATCCGCCGAAAATGGAGCTGTAACAAACCCAGCCGCCAAAATGGACAAGTAA
- a CDS encoding zinc-dependent metalloprotease, which produces MTVYRSIRAVIGASGNNLIDWDAVAEAAKASTAPGDIDLSRAEREGYAKDVQDARNEIQRAAGITFDIPETVEIQNRHHWIDANIRTFQRVMEPLEERADSAVPGIARIVNTGSMSVTLSFLGRNVLGQYDPLLLADAPQNEHGLYFVRPNIKSAANELDVDYDRFRRWIAFHEVTHAAEFSLAPWLPDHLTSQMEKGLDGLTEGSLDREAFSEMQTTMTVVEGYAELLMDEAFDDEYKELREKLDQRRRNAGPISQLLRYLLGIEMKREQYEKGREFFDTVIEETDLQTATQVWESPENLPNKNEIENPDQWINRVAEI; this is translated from the coding sequence GTGACAGTATATCGGAGTATCCGCGCGGTTATAGGTGCTTCTGGAAACAATCTAATTGATTGGGACGCCGTTGCCGAAGCAGCAAAGGCATCGACAGCACCTGGAGATATCGATCTCTCCCGGGCCGAGCGAGAAGGATACGCAAAAGATGTTCAGGATGCACGAAATGAGATCCAGCGAGCTGCTGGAATCACATTTGACATTCCTGAAACGGTGGAAATTCAAAACCGACATCACTGGATAGATGCGAATATCAGGACATTTCAGCGTGTCATGGAACCACTTGAAGAGCGTGCTGACTCCGCTGTTCCTGGGATTGCTCGAATCGTCAATACCGGGAGTATGAGCGTGACGCTAAGTTTTCTTGGCCGAAATGTCCTTGGACAATATGATCCGTTGTTGCTTGCAGATGCACCACAGAACGAGCATGGTTTGTACTTTGTACGGCCAAATATCAAAAGTGCAGCAAATGAGTTGGATGTCGATTATGATCGGTTCCGTCGTTGGATTGCATTTCATGAGGTAACACACGCTGCTGAATTCTCGCTAGCACCATGGTTACCTGATCATTTGACCTCTCAAATGGAGAAGGGATTAGATGGGTTGACTGAAGGATCACTTGATAGAGAGGCATTCTCAGAGATGCAAACAACAATGACTGTTGTTGAGGGATACGCTGAACTTCTGATGGATGAAGCATTTGACGATGAGTACAAAGAGTTACGAGAAAAACTTGACCAGCGCCGCCGAAATGCAGGACCAATCTCACAGTTGTTACGATACCTGCTTGGAATCGAAATGAAGCGTGAGCAGTACGAAAAAGGACGCGAATTTTTCGATACTGTCATCGAAGAAACGGATCTACAAACGGCTACACAAGTGTGGGAGTCACCAGAGAACCTTCCAAATAAGAACGAGATTGAGAACCCAGATCAGTGGATCAATCGAGTAGCTGAGATCTGA
- a CDS encoding AAA domain-containing protein — MYRIAVNRNDSILLIGDCVSYVIRGTVTETDTPEEVTTRYGTRSVATVKLQDEAGDNNSVTLWGDWAETASLVDPGMELLITELKQQTGKENKYATTGDSYVIVEPDFLVDVTDIREWVQCPRQYYLSKLDSARQSEPLLIGTLVHEVFEDLLHGQDRADAITKRINAASLDIGLLGMDQETVRAKVAGHAEAIDQWLAQTTLSGTDSWRSEQLLVSDMFGMKGRADAVRRDMPVELKTGKNTQKEPRFQDKIQAACYALMLTERGLEVDTGILLYTKNAVVDRTDVSGDLSPAKEFSIRNGLLDFAVRARNEIAAMEYDIEVPTGYEGDADCDRCFVQDTCLVVSGRLDQESKAGAIGTAIPEQHRQYFDTTYDAIEKERRAIHREYRKLWEQTPEERLADDRALINLTVVNSNQYPDGRWEITAKNPATSVGKFQQGDLVLASDGDPVHGEGELATLEKASTDHLTISVDEFIELSRIDVYPSEITVDRMLTALHDALLRGSKRKRRILMGEETPAFDAVSEEIIPNNSAQNTAIQRALGANDCLLIHGPPGTGKTYTIAKLIKELVEDNNRVLLSAFTNRAVDNAIEQLREIGFADIIRVGSATGVREDMMDLRLQQSGDPQKQAKKLETASVVAATAASCGSTVLREQSFDVAVIDEASQLTEPETLAPINLADRFILVGDHHQLPPVTQVETEGTNDTKSPFKGDLSKSLFERMLDTYPDASVMLTQQYRMAQRIQSFASREFYNGKLRPATAEIARQSLSGLPTVDQEKLPSEFQGQVNFIDIPGDDRQRTDHKEADHIATLVERAVSAGIKPEDIGVIAPYRAQVSVLSERLPEQVAVDTVDRFQGSSKELILMSLVATKSLDGPIFEDHRRVNVALTRAKRGLILVGDKRALSSDPFYARMIEWAEH; from the coding sequence ATGTATCGGATAGCGGTCAATAGAAACGACAGTATTTTGCTAATCGGGGACTGCGTCTCGTACGTGATCCGGGGGACGGTAACTGAGACGGATACCCCAGAAGAGGTAACGACAAGATATGGAACCCGATCAGTTGCGACAGTAAAATTACAGGATGAAGCAGGTGATAACAACTCAGTAACGCTGTGGGGCGACTGGGCAGAGACAGCGTCTCTGGTCGATCCAGGGATGGAACTGCTGATTACGGAACTAAAGCAGCAGACAGGAAAAGAAAATAAATACGCAACAACGGGCGACTCGTATGTCATTGTTGAGCCAGATTTTCTCGTTGATGTAACAGATATCAGAGAATGGGTGCAATGTCCCCGGCAGTATTACTTGTCAAAGCTGGACAGTGCACGACAATCTGAGCCATTACTAATTGGGACACTTGTGCACGAAGTGTTTGAAGACTTACTACATGGGCAAGATCGAGCAGACGCAATCACGAAGCGAATTAATGCTGCCTCATTAGATATCGGTCTACTTGGGATGGACCAAGAAACAGTCAGAGCAAAGGTAGCAGGACATGCAGAGGCGATTGATCAGTGGCTTGCCCAGACAACACTTTCTGGAACAGATTCCTGGAGAAGTGAGCAGTTGCTAGTAAGCGATATGTTCGGAATGAAGGGGCGTGCTGATGCAGTACGTCGTGATATGCCAGTGGAGCTGAAAACTGGAAAAAACACGCAAAAAGAACCGAGGTTTCAAGATAAAATTCAGGCCGCTTGCTATGCATTGATGCTCACTGAACGTGGTCTCGAAGTTGATACCGGAATCTTACTGTATACGAAAAACGCAGTTGTTGATCGAACAGATGTATCTGGCGATTTGTCACCGGCTAAGGAATTCTCTATTCGGAATGGTCTGTTAGATTTTGCTGTGAGAGCACGAAACGAAATTGCTGCGATGGAATACGATATTGAGGTTCCAACCGGTTACGAAGGAGATGCAGATTGTGACAGATGTTTTGTACAAGATACATGTCTCGTTGTCTCGGGTCGTTTAGATCAAGAGTCAAAGGCTGGAGCGATTGGAACAGCGATTCCTGAACAACATCGACAATATTTTGACACGACATATGATGCAATTGAAAAAGAGCGGAGAGCAATTCACCGTGAATATCGAAAACTATGGGAACAGACCCCCGAAGAACGTCTCGCAGACGATCGGGCATTGATCAATCTCACAGTTGTAAACTCAAACCAGTACCCGGATGGTCGTTGGGAAATTACCGCTAAAAACCCAGCAACCTCAGTTGGGAAGTTCCAGCAGGGAGACTTAGTGCTCGCAAGCGACGGAGATCCAGTCCACGGAGAAGGAGAATTAGCGACGCTGGAGAAAGCATCCACAGATCATCTCACAATCAGTGTTGATGAGTTTATAGAGTTATCGCGAATTGACGTGTATCCATCGGAGATAACTGTTGATCGGATGCTTACCGCATTACACGATGCACTTCTGCGGGGATCAAAGCGAAAAAGAAGAATTCTCATGGGAGAGGAAACACCAGCGTTTGATGCAGTAAGTGAAGAAATTATCCCGAACAATAGTGCACAGAATACTGCCATTCAGCGTGCACTTGGCGCAAACGACTGTCTTTTGATACATGGTCCTCCTGGAACTGGGAAAACATACACAATCGCTAAACTGATCAAGGAACTTGTCGAGGACAATAATCGAGTCCTGCTAAGCGCATTCACAAATAGAGCCGTTGATAATGCAATTGAGCAATTGCGAGAAATTGGGTTTGCAGATATTATTCGAGTTGGATCTGCAACCGGGGTTAGAGAAGACATGATGGATCTACGGCTACAGCAGTCGGGAGATCCACAAAAGCAGGCAAAGAAACTTGAAACAGCCTCAGTAGTCGCAGCAACAGCTGCCAGTTGCGGATCTACCGTCCTTAGAGAGCAGTCATTTGATGTTGCAGTGATCGATGAGGCGTCACAACTGACAGAGCCTGAAACACTAGCCCCAATTAATCTAGCAGATCGGTTTATTTTGGTTGGGGATCACCATCAGTTACCACCAGTAACGCAAGTTGAAACAGAGGGTACAAATGATACGAAGAGCCCATTCAAAGGAGACCTTTCAAAATCACTATTTGAGCGGATGCTGGACACATATCCTGATGCATCAGTTATGTTGACACAACAATATCGGATGGCCCAACGCATTCAATCGTTTGCCTCAAGAGAGTTTTACAATGGAAAACTACGTCCAGCAACTGCAGAGATAGCTCGTCAGTCACTCTCTGGTCTCCCAACAGTAGATCAAGAAAAACTCCCCTCAGAATTCCAAGGCCAAGTAAACTTTATTGACATACCGGGAGATGATAGGCAACGGACTGATCATAAAGAAGCAGACCACATTGCAACACTTGTAGAGCGTGCAGTTAGTGCTGGAATCAAGCCCGAAGACATTGGGGTTATTGCCCCGTATCGAGCGCAGGTATCAGTTCTCAGTGAGCGTCTTCCAGAACAGGTTGCGGTTGACACTGTTGATAGATTTCAGGGATCCAGCAAAGAACTGATATTAATGTCACTTGTTGCAACCAAATCGCTTGACGGCCCAATTTTCGAAGATCATAGACGGGTAAACGTAGCACTAACTCGAGCAAAGCGAGGCTTAATTTTGGTCGGGGACAAACGAGCGCTTAGCTCTGATCCATTTTACGCGCGAATGATTGAGTGGGCAGAGCATTGA
- a CDS encoding pyridoxal phosphate-dependent aminotransferase has protein sequence MTAEEPKQASAFNIAERVKEVPPSGIRRFFELAEEADDVISLGVGEPDFSAPWAARDAAIHSLERGRTSYTSNRGKRELREAIASTVDQQYNLSYDSDEEIIVTTGVSEAVDVALRAIVEPGDTVAVPDPSYVSYQPEVTFAGGNPLPVSTRDDQFKLTRDALESAGAQDADALLMCYPNNPTGAIMTQADLEPIAEFAKEHDLLVLSDEIYADLTYTTDHVSIATLPGMRERTIVFNGFSKAYAMTGLRLGYAMGPADAIGAMNKIHQYSMLSAPTTAQYAAIEALRSCQDSVEEMLSHYDRRRRFVLSRLDELGIDCFEAEGAFYVFPEAPGGDAHGFAEDLLTEAGVAVVPGDVFGDDGTGHLRMSYATSLDELKTAFNRIEKFLANSEYQ, from the coding sequence ATGACTGCTGAAGAGCCCAAACAAGCATCGGCGTTTAATATTGCTGAGCGCGTTAAGGAAGTTCCGCCTTCGGGAATTCGACGCTTCTTTGAGTTGGCTGAGGAGGCAGATGATGTTATTTCGTTAGGTGTTGGTGAGCCAGATTTTTCAGCTCCGTGGGCAGCACGTGACGCAGCGATCCACTCACTAGAACGGGGCCGAACTTCATATACCTCTAACCGGGGGAAGCGAGAGCTTCGAGAAGCTATCGCATCGACTGTTGACCAACAGTATAATCTCTCTTATGATTCGGATGAAGAGATTATTGTTACTACTGGAGTTAGTGAGGCTGTTGACGTGGCTTTGCGGGCTATTGTTGAACCTGGTGATACCGTTGCTGTTCCCGATCCATCATATGTTTCCTATCAACCAGAAGTAACATTTGCCGGAGGAAATCCACTTCCAGTTTCTACTCGGGATGACCAGTTCAAGCTAACTCGAGATGCACTTGAGAGTGCTGGAGCCCAGGATGCTGACGCATTGTTGATGTGCTATCCTAATAATCCTACAGGAGCCATCATGACACAAGCTGATCTGGAACCAATTGCAGAGTTTGCAAAAGAGCATGATCTGCTTGTTCTCTCAGATGAAATCTATGCTGATCTGACATACACGACTGACCACGTCTCAATTGCTACACTCCCAGGGATGCGTGAGCGGACAATTGTGTTCAATGGGTTTTCGAAAGCCTATGCTATGACCGGGCTTCGTCTGGGATATGCAATGGGGCCTGCGGATGCAATTGGCGCAATGAATAAGATTCATCAGTATTCAATGCTGTCTGCTCCTACAACAGCACAGTATGCAGCAATCGAGGCATTACGATCCTGCCAAGACTCCGTCGAAGAAATGCTCTCCCACTACGATCGCCGCCGCCGATTCGTTCTTTCACGGCTTGATGAATTAGGCATTGATTGCTTTGAAGCTGAAGGCGCATTCTATGTTTTCCCCGAAGCGCCTGGCGGTGATGCACATGGGTTTGCAGAAGACCTTCTCACTGAAGCTGGCGTCGCAGTTGTTCCGGGCGATGTATTCGGTGATGATGGAACTGGTCATCTCCGGATGTCATATGCAACAAGTCTAGATGAGCTCAAAACAGCATTCAACAGAATTGAGAAGTTCCTTGCTAATTCGGAATACCAATAG
- a CDS encoding Lrp/AsnC family transcriptional regulator — MDEQELIDLLLDDARRSTEDIARILNTDVESVEAAIKQLEEKGIIRGYQAVIDWGETSDERVRAEVELNVKLDRETSYIDIADRLVQFPEVESLQLVSGDYDFHMRVEGDSMREVSQFVSDQIAPIPEITQTVTHYVMDRYKENGVAFNGGDDDDRLSISP; from the coding sequence ATGGACGAACAGGAACTTATTGACCTTCTGCTGGACGACGCCCGTCGATCAACTGAAGACATTGCGCGTATCCTTAACACTGATGTGGAATCTGTTGAAGCCGCAATTAAGCAGTTGGAAGAAAAAGGCATCATTCGTGGATACCAAGCGGTTATCGACTGGGGTGAGACAAGTGATGAGCGAGTTCGAGCTGAAGTTGAACTCAATGTTAAACTCGACCGCGAAACAAGCTATATTGATATTGCTGATCGACTTGTCCAATTCCCTGAAGTCGAGTCGCTTCAACTTGTTTCTGGTGACTATGATTTCCACATGCGTGTTGAAGGCGATTCGATGCGTGAAGTTTCTCAGTTTGTTAGCGACCAAATTGCACCGATTCCAGAGATTACCCAGACCGTTACACACTACGTTATGGACCGTTACAAAGAAAATGGGGTCGCCTTCAACGGCGGCGACGATGATGACCGACTATCGATATCACCATGA